The Exiguobacterium mexicanum genome includes a window with the following:
- the dnaI gene encoding primosomal protein DnaI — MERINQTLAQMMNRKEVREAYESIRRRTLEHPEVVAFLKAHPELDETAVEVGFTKLSEYAEQMDGKKLVEEQAVIPGHQPVLYVDLGQIAIRYEETVKHRQARRQKEMDRKFKSLFLPEEVREASFESFDWSDDARKIALRESMRFVSGMKTRQKVNGLYLHGSFGVGKTYLLAAIANELKVADIETILVHAPGFVSEAKRKIRTDSFDSFLTSFQHVPVLLIDDIGAEAISPWVRDELFGIILQYRMMHRLPTLYSSNFSGEELETHFSIDGSPQNKMKAQRLMQRISTTTTQIELKGENRRR; from the coding sequence ATGGAACGCATCAATCAAACGCTCGCCCAAATGATGAACCGGAAAGAAGTGCGGGAAGCGTACGAATCGATTCGCCGGCGCACCCTCGAACATCCAGAAGTCGTCGCTTTTTTAAAGGCGCATCCGGAGTTAGACGAGACGGCGGTCGAGGTCGGCTTTACGAAGCTCAGTGAATATGCAGAACAGATGGACGGCAAGAAGCTCGTCGAGGAGCAAGCCGTCATCCCGGGCCATCAGCCGGTGCTCTATGTCGACCTCGGTCAAATCGCGATTCGTTATGAAGAGACGGTCAAGCATCGTCAAGCACGGCGCCAAAAAGAGATGGACCGGAAGTTTAAAAGCTTATTCTTGCCGGAAGAAGTGCGAGAGGCGAGCTTTGAATCGTTTGACTGGTCGGATGACGCCCGTAAAATCGCACTCCGTGAATCGATGCGGTTCGTCTCAGGCATGAAGACCCGCCAAAAAGTGAACGGCCTGTACTTACACGGCAGCTTCGGGGTCGGGAAGACGTATTTGCTTGCGGCGATCGCCAACGAACTGAAAGTGGCGGACATCGAGACGATTCTCGTCCACGCCCCGGGATTCGTCTCGGAAGCGAAACGAAAGATCCGGACCGATTCGTTCGACTCATTTTTGACGTCGTTCCAACACGTGCCGGTGTTACTGATCGATGACATCGGTGCCGAGGCAATCAGTCCGTGGGTACGCGACGAGCTGTTCGGGATCATCTTGCAATATCGCATGATGCATCGCTTACCGACGCTTTACAGTTCGAACTTCAGCGGTGAAGAGCTCGAGACGCACTTCTCGATCGACGGTTCGCCTCAGAACAAAATGAAAGCCCAGCGGCTCATGCAGCGCATCTCGACGACGACGACACAAATCGAATTAAAAGGTGAGAACCGACGTCGGTAA
- the nrdR gene encoding transcriptional regulator NrdR, whose product MRCPKCDHNGTRVLDSRPVQDFYSIRRRRECEECGYRFTTFETVEQTPLIIVKKDGNREEFSREKVLRGIIRACEKRPVTLEQLEGVVTKVEQQLRALGQSEIPSEQVGELVMNELARVDEVAYVRFASVYRQFKDISVFFKELEDLMKQEKSTN is encoded by the coding sequence ATGCGTTGTCCTAAATGCGATCATAATGGAACGAGAGTGCTCGACTCCCGGCCAGTACAAGATTTCTATTCGATTCGTCGCCGTCGCGAATGCGAGGAGTGCGGCTATCGCTTCACCACGTTTGAAACGGTCGAACAGACACCGCTCATCATCGTCAAAAAAGACGGGAATCGGGAAGAGTTCAGCCGTGAGAAAGTACTTCGCGGGATTATTCGGGCGTGCGAGAAACGTCCGGTCACGCTGGAGCAACTTGAAGGTGTGGTCACGAAAGTCGAACAACAGTTACGCGCCCTCGGCCAGTCCGAGATTCCGAGTGAACAGGTTGGGGAGCTCGTCATGAACGAGCTCGCGCGGGTCGACGAAGTGGCATACGTCCGCTTCGCGTCTGTCTATCGCCAGTTCAAAGATATCTCTGTGTTCTTTAAAGAACTAGAAGATTTAATGAAGCAAGAAAAATCGACCAACTAA
- the coaE gene encoding dephospho-CoA kinase (Dephospho-CoA kinase (CoaE) performs the final step in coenzyme A biosynthesis.) produces MLKIGLTGGIATGKSTVSRLFRKQGIPIIDADKMARIVIEPGGKAFAGVREAFPQCFTGDELNRQALGREIFHDDTKRQLLNQLMHPAIREEMLEEMHGYEAAGETVVIFDIPLLFEGTMRDLVDYTVVVYCREEIQLMRLMERNGLTKEEALARIHAQMPIEEKKQQADFLINNNGALGDLSAQVIRLVEQFEDMKKEGD; encoded by the coding sequence ATGTTGAAAATTGGTTTGACAGGTGGGATTGCGACAGGGAAGTCGACCGTATCCAGACTGTTTCGAAAGCAGGGCATCCCGATCATCGACGCCGACAAGATGGCACGGATCGTCATCGAGCCTGGCGGCAAAGCGTTCGCGGGCGTCCGCGAGGCGTTCCCGCAATGTTTCACGGGCGACGAGTTGAACCGGCAGGCGCTCGGACGAGAAATCTTTCATGATGACACAAAACGTCAGTTACTGAATCAGCTCATGCATCCGGCCATCCGAGAAGAGATGCTCGAGGAGATGCACGGATACGAGGCTGCAGGGGAGACGGTCGTCATATTCGATATCCCGCTCTTGTTCGAGGGAACGATGCGGGACCTCGTCGATTATACGGTCGTCGTCTATTGCCGTGAAGAGATTCAGCTGATGCGTCTCATGGAGCGCAACGGGTTGACGAAAGAAGAAGCGCTCGCTCGGATTCATGCGCAAATGCCAATCGAGGAGAAGAAACAACAGGCTGATTTTTTAATCAACAACAACGGTGCGTTAGGCGACTTGTCGGCCCAAGTGATCCGCCTCGTCGAACAATTTGAAGACATGAAAAAAGAAGGCGACTGA
- the speD gene encoding adenosylmethionine decarboxylase, translating to MDTMGRHIITELWECNPDKLNDIDYIERLFVDAALRSGAEVREVAFHKFAPHGVSGVVIISESHLTIHSFPEHGYASVDVFTCGDRIDPATASQYIAEGLEAKVREDVKLDRGMGPIRVPEAQVAISK from the coding sequence ATGGATACTATGGGACGTCACATTATTACAGAACTTTGGGAGTGCAATCCCGACAAATTAAACGATATCGACTACATCGAGCGCTTGTTCGTCGATGCAGCACTTCGTTCGGGCGCTGAAGTCCGCGAAGTCGCTTTCCACAAATTTGCGCCGCACGGTGTAAGTGGAGTCGTTATCATTTCAGAATCACACTTAACGATTCACAGTTTCCCAGAGCATGGCTACGCATCAGTCGATGTGTTCACATGTGGGGATCGAATCGATCCAGCTACAGCCTCGCAATACATTGCAGAAGGCTTGGAAGCAAAAGTTCGTGAAGATGTGAAACTTGACCGTGGGATGGGACCGATTCGTGTTCCTGAAGCGCAAGTGGCAATCAGCAAATAA
- a CDS encoding IS3 family transposase (programmed frameshift) — MSKKIFTSKEIDALAANPYVKSVSPKGITYTDEFKELFIAQTLEGKFPVEIFRGCGFDVEVLGERRMSSCKNRWTRAYRKDGVMGLRDTRSSNSGRWRDKELSTEERYAKLEAENKLLKAEVELLKEIRLAEGKRKAGLNASQKYELIQGVIIKHKMKGMVSHLCQVAGVSRQGYHAYFSERRRQTRQERESKDVALRDLVLKAFHFKKRKKGARQIKMVLSGHFGVTMNLKCIRRIMRKYNIVCPIRKAKPYKRLIKATAEHRVVPNRLKREFKQGTPYKVLLTDITYIFYGNGKRAYLSTIVDGSTNEVLAHQLSENINLDIVLDTLKRLRKNRRIRLDKDAFIHSDQGGHYTSPTYQKEVKRMKLGQSMSRRGNCWDNAVQESFFGHFKDIVELKACTTFDSLQREIRKTINYYNHHRYQWNMKKMTPVQYRNHLLESA, encoded by the exons GTGTCGAAGAAGATATTTACGTCAAAAGAAATAGATGCGCTAGCCGCAAATCCTTACGTTAAATCTGTGAGCCCGAAAGGGATCACGTATACCGATGAGTTTAAGGAACTTTTTATAGCACAGACGTTGGAAGGAAAGTTCCCTGTGGAAATCTTCCGGGGATGTGGATTCGATGTGGAGGTACTCGGTGAACGGCGTATGAGTTCTTGTAAAAATCGTTGGACACGAGCTTACCGAAAAGATGGGGTAATGGGGCTGCGCGATACACGATCAAGTAATTCAGGACGTTGGAGAGATAAAGAGCTGTCGACAGAAGAACGGTACGCGAAGCTCGAGGCCGAAAACAAACTGTTGAAAGCAGAGGTCGAACTATTAAAGGAGATCCGCCTGGCGGAAGGGA AGAGGAAAGCTGGACTTAACGCATCGCAAAAGTATGAGCTGATTCAAGGTGTCATCATCAAGCACAAAATGAAGGGGATGGTCAGCCATCTCTGCCAGGTGGCCGGGGTGTCACGTCAGGGATACCACGCCTATTTCTCGGAACGGAGGAGACAGACCAGACAGGAGCGCGAATCGAAAGACGTGGCTCTTCGTGACCTCGTTCTGAAGGCGTTCCACTTCAAGAAGCGCAAGAAGGGTGCTAGGCAGATCAAGATGGTGCTGTCTGGTCATTTCGGTGTGACGATGAACCTGAAGTGTATCCGACGTATCATGCGGAAATACAACATCGTGTGTCCAATCCGCAAGGCGAAGCCATACAAACGGCTCATTAAGGCGACGGCCGAGCACCGGGTGGTGCCGAATCGCCTCAAACGCGAATTCAAACAGGGCACTCCCTACAAGGTGCTTCTCACCGATATCACCTACATATTTTACGGGAACGGTAAGCGAGCCTATCTTTCGACCATCGTGGACGGTTCGACCAATGAGGTACTGGCGCATCAACTCTCTGAGAACATCAATCTCGACATTGTATTGGATACGTTGAAGCGTTTACGGAAGAACCGGAGGATTCGCTTGGACAAGGACGCATTCATCCATTCAGATCAAGGAGGGCACTACACGAGCCCGACCTATCAGAAAGAGGTGAAGCGTATGAAGCTAGGTCAATCCATGTCCCGACGGGGCAACTGTTGGGATAACGCTGTCCAGGAATCATTCTTTGGACATTTCAAGGATATCGTCGAGTTAAAGGCCTGTACCACGTTCGATTCACTACAGCGTGAAATCCGAAAAACCATTAACTATTACAACCATCATCGTTATCAATGGAACATGAAAAAGATGACTCCCGTACAGTACAGGAATCATCTCCTTGAATCAGCATAA
- a CDS encoding glyceraldehyde-3-phosphate dehydrogenase — MGTKVAINGFGRIGRMVFRKLMLEGRHDVVAINASYPAETLAHLIKHDTVHGPFTLTVRAHGDALEVDGKRIMIVSERDPERLPWAELGVEIVIEATGKFNSDVGAKKHLTAGAKKVILTAPGKGELRTIVMGVNDRDYLPEHDHVISNASCTTNCLGPVVKVLDSTFGIETGLVTTVHAYTNDQNNIDNPHKDLRRARACGSSIIPTSTGAAKAIGLVLPELQGKLNGMALRVPTPNVSLVDLVVELRRDVTVDEVNQAFERAAHGEMTGVLGVSNEPLVSIDFNGDERSSIIDADSTMVLGGNHVKVLAWYDNEWGYSCRVVDLLDMVASYLQIGQQETHV, encoded by the coding sequence ATGGGGACGAAAGTTGCAATCAATGGATTTGGTCGAATCGGCAGAATGGTATTTCGGAAGTTGATGCTCGAAGGGCGTCACGACGTGGTCGCCATCAATGCGAGTTATCCGGCGGAAACGCTCGCGCACTTGATCAAACACGACACGGTCCACGGACCGTTCACACTGACGGTCCGAGCGCATGGGGATGCACTCGAAGTCGATGGTAAACGCATCATGATCGTATCCGAGCGAGACCCGGAGCGGTTGCCGTGGGCTGAACTCGGTGTCGAGATCGTCATCGAAGCGACGGGGAAATTCAATTCTGATGTCGGGGCGAAAAAACATTTGACGGCCGGTGCGAAAAAAGTCATTTTGACGGCACCGGGAAAAGGCGAGTTGCGGACGATTGTCATGGGGGTGAACGATCGGGATTATTTACCGGAGCACGATCACGTCATTTCGAACGCCTCGTGTACGACGAACTGTCTCGGCCCGGTCGTCAAAGTATTGGATTCGACGTTCGGGATTGAAACGGGGCTCGTGACGACGGTGCATGCCTATACGAACGATCAAAACAATATCGACAATCCGCATAAAGATTTGCGTCGTGCCCGTGCTTGTGGCAGTTCCATTATACCGACTTCGACTGGTGCTGCGAAAGCCATCGGGCTCGTCTTGCCGGAACTTCAGGGCAAATTGAACGGGATGGCGCTACGAGTGCCGACGCCGAACGTCTCGCTCGTCGATCTCGTCGTCGAGTTGCGTCGAGATGTGACGGTCGATGAAGTGAATCAGGCGTTCGAGCGTGCTGCACACGGGGAAATGACGGGCGTTCTCGGCGTCTCGAACGAACCGCTCGTCTCGATCGACTTCAATGGAGATGAGCGTTCGTCAATCATCGATGCCGATTCGACGATGGTGCTCGGGGGCAACCATGTCAAAGTGCTCGCTTGGTACGACAACGAATGGGGCTATTCGTGCCGCGTCGTCGACTTGTTGGACATGGTCGCGAGCTACCTGCAAATCGGACAACAAGAAACCCACGTCTGA
- a CDS encoding DnaD domain protein, protein MEKERILYGTDELLIMSTGLIDRESYQSLYHLYQPVIGVKALAMYQTLWSELKPGKMKSNYMSHSALCEMLDYSINELTDCLFRLEAIGLVRTYKTKDERLTQYVYQLRVPLAPHTFLNDGLLSSFLFYKVGEVRFKQLQGRFTIDPLPAGIVEVTKDFNEVFDVKGVNHMAFTQKNYEKPDRAKIEINYTFDMEIVKKLTNFPVGFFTKKLDETITKLAYVSQIDEETMAEMLKEYFVHEAYLPLSEQEKRDGCRQMVLQLKKKQTRHRKVKSDETEKAEIGDLHDVTVMEEAHPHQYVSTLRKTPQLSKSDEQLIIDLVDTLGLAPSVINALFYYCIEVKKQTRLSENYVMRIATSWKTAGYLNAKDALEQEATQDALIEKKQQKRENVQQRTTVGSRRKDKTEMPKWLEDEAKEQRTYDQKRKQELEASVPDDAELVKLLNELKEKG, encoded by the coding sequence ATGGAAAAAGAACGCATCCTGTACGGAACTGACGAACTGTTGATCATGAGCACCGGACTCATCGATCGCGAGTCGTATCAGTCGCTGTACCATTTATATCAGCCGGTCATCGGAGTGAAGGCGCTCGCAATGTATCAGACGCTTTGGAGCGAGCTGAAGCCCGGGAAAATGAAATCGAACTATATGTCACACAGCGCGCTTTGTGAGATGCTCGATTACTCGATCAACGAGCTGACGGACTGTCTGTTCCGGCTCGAAGCGATCGGTCTCGTCCGGACGTATAAGACGAAAGACGAGCGCTTGACCCAGTACGTGTATCAACTGCGGGTCCCGCTCGCACCCCATACGTTCTTGAACGACGGACTATTGTCGAGTTTTCTCTTCTATAAAGTCGGAGAAGTCCGCTTCAAACAGTTACAAGGTCGATTCACGATTGATCCGTTGCCGGCCGGAATCGTTGAAGTGACGAAAGACTTTAATGAAGTGTTCGACGTCAAAGGGGTCAATCATATGGCGTTCACACAAAAGAACTACGAGAAACCTGACCGCGCCAAAATCGAGATCAACTATACGTTCGATATGGAAATCGTCAAAAAGTTGACGAACTTCCCCGTCGGCTTCTTCACGAAGAAGCTCGATGAGACGATCACGAAGCTTGCCTACGTCTCCCAAATCGATGAAGAGACGATGGCCGAGATGTTGAAGGAGTACTTCGTCCACGAGGCGTATCTACCGCTCAGCGAGCAAGAGAAGCGCGACGGCTGCCGTCAGATGGTGTTACAGTTGAAGAAAAAACAGACGCGCCATCGGAAAGTGAAGTCGGATGAGACGGAGAAGGCAGAAATCGGTGATTTGCATGACGTGACTGTCATGGAAGAAGCGCATCCGCATCAGTACGTGTCGACGTTACGGAAGACGCCACAGTTGTCGAAGAGCGACGAGCAACTCATCATCGACCTCGTCGATACGCTCGGACTCGCGCCAAGTGTCATTAACGCATTGTTCTATTACTGTATCGAAGTGAAGAAGCAGACTCGGCTCAGTGAGAACTACGTCATGCGAATCGCGACGAGTTGGAAGACGGCAGGCTATTTGAACGCCAAAGACGCGTTGGAACAAGAAGCGACGCAAGACGCGCTCATCGAGAAGAAACAGCAGAAGCGGGAGAACGTGCAACAGCGGACGACCGTCGGCTCGAGACGCAAAGACAAGACCGAGATGCCAAAATGGCTCGAGGACGAGGCGAAAGAGCAACGGACGTACGATCAAAAACGAAAACAAGAGCTCGAGGCATCGGTCCCAGACGACGCGGAACTCGTCAAGTTGTTAAATGAATTGAAAGAGAAAGGATGA
- the polA gene encoding DNA polymerase I, which yields MNKLLLLDGNSLTYRAFFALPPMTDASGRNTNAVYGFTMMLLKLMEDEQPTHFAVAFDASKKTFRHDTYADYKGGRQKTPGELREQFPIVREVCEAFGIKVLELDQYEADDIIGTLSKNEAFDQVTVVTGDKDLLQLIDDRVTVYLTKRGITDVETMDAKAFKERYDGLTPLQMIDLKGLMGDKSDNIPGIPGVGEKTALKLLTAYGSVEGLYEHTHELKGKQKEKVEANEREALMSKQLATIYTDVPIDISTDDLTFHPYDAGKVKSLFMSLQFKSLLSKLNLEASSEEAVEAREVNHIAIDKQDLTEAVLILEQLRDDYFEEPVIGVAIASKAGVTVGDVSLLDVPAVRDWLADENRATICLDAKQTIVQLKRHGVTLRGYDDLLVAGYLLNLSGGTTLDSIAAHFDYTLPEDEAVYGKGAKLHVPEQDVLEQHLGEKAMAILTLFVNVGKELDQNEQTSLYEDLERPLASVLAEMEWAGIHVDVATLKVMEDDLRERLLQLEAEIHSLAGETFNINSPKQLGVILFEKLALPPVKKTKTGYSTAADVLEKLAPLHPIVEHIMHYRELGKLQSTYVEGLQKVIKDDGKIHTRYTQTLTQTGRLSSVNPNLQNIPIRLEEGRRIRKAFTASEADWMLYAVDYSQIELRIMAHMSQDEKMLEAFLHDEDIHTSTAANVFRVAKEEVTSLMRRQAKAVNFGIIYGISDYGLSQNLGISRKEAQTFIDTYFEQFPGVKRFMDAAIERAREHGYVETMLKRRRNIPDIHSRNFNLRGFAERTAINTPIQGTAADIIKKAMIDVDVALRESGLQSKLLLQVHDELIFEGPKEEMDSLETIVKQAMEHTVTLDVPLRADGSFGETWFDTK from the coding sequence TCGTGCGTTTTTCGCGCTGCCTCCGATGACGGATGCGAGCGGTCGAAATACGAATGCCGTGTACGGGTTCACCATGATGTTGTTAAAACTGATGGAAGATGAGCAACCCACGCATTTCGCGGTCGCATTTGATGCGTCGAAGAAGACGTTCCGGCACGACACGTATGCTGACTATAAGGGGGGACGGCAGAAGACCCCAGGGGAACTCCGCGAGCAATTCCCGATTGTCCGCGAGGTTTGTGAGGCGTTCGGGATCAAAGTGCTCGAACTCGACCAGTACGAGGCCGACGATATTATCGGGACGCTCTCAAAAAATGAGGCGTTCGATCAAGTGACGGTCGTCACTGGGGATAAAGATTTACTGCAACTGATTGACGATCGCGTCACCGTCTATTTGACGAAGCGTGGGATCACCGATGTGGAGACGATGGACGCGAAGGCGTTCAAAGAGCGCTATGACGGTCTCACCCCGCTCCAAATGATCGATTTGAAAGGCTTAATGGGGGATAAGTCCGATAATATCCCCGGAATCCCGGGGGTTGGTGAGAAGACGGCGCTTAAACTGCTCACGGCTTACGGATCTGTCGAAGGACTATATGAACATACGCATGAATTAAAAGGGAAACAAAAAGAGAAAGTCGAGGCGAACGAGCGGGAAGCACTCATGTCGAAACAATTGGCGACGATCTATACGGACGTCCCAATCGATATAAGCACGGACGACCTTACGTTCCATCCGTATGACGCTGGAAAAGTGAAGTCGTTGTTCATGAGCCTTCAGTTCAAATCGCTTCTGAGCAAACTGAACCTTGAAGCGTCGAGCGAGGAAGCGGTCGAAGCGCGTGAGGTGAATCATATCGCGATCGACAAGCAAGATTTGACAGAAGCGGTCCTCATCCTCGAGCAACTCCGTGACGACTATTTCGAAGAACCGGTCATCGGTGTGGCCATCGCCTCGAAAGCCGGCGTGACGGTCGGCGATGTGTCGCTTTTAGACGTCCCGGCAGTACGAGACTGGTTGGCCGACGAGAACCGAGCCACGATTTGTCTCGATGCGAAACAAACGATCGTCCAATTGAAGCGACATGGTGTGACGCTCCGAGGCTATGACGATTTGCTCGTCGCCGGATATTTGCTGAACCTGTCGGGCGGGACGACACTCGATTCGATTGCCGCTCATTTCGATTACACGTTACCGGAAGACGAGGCGGTTTATGGCAAGGGTGCGAAGCTGCACGTCCCGGAACAGGACGTGCTCGAGCAACATCTCGGCGAGAAGGCGATGGCGATCTTGACGCTGTTCGTAAACGTCGGCAAAGAACTCGACCAAAACGAACAGACGTCGCTCTATGAAGATTTGGAACGTCCGCTCGCCTCGGTGCTTGCAGAGATGGAGTGGGCCGGGATTCACGTCGACGTGGCGACGCTGAAAGTGATGGAAGACGATTTGCGGGAACGGTTGCTTCAACTCGAGGCGGAGATTCATAGTCTCGCCGGTGAGACGTTCAATATCAACTCGCCGAAACAGCTCGGCGTCATTCTATTCGAGAAGTTGGCGTTGCCACCGGTCAAAAAGACGAAGACCGGTTACTCGACGGCAGCGGACGTGCTCGAGAAACTCGCGCCGCTGCATCCGATCGTCGAACATATTATGCATTACCGTGAGCTCGGCAAGTTGCAATCGACATATGTCGAAGGCTTGCAAAAAGTCATCAAAGACGACGGGAAGATCCATACCCGCTATACGCAGACGTTGACGCAGACCGGACGGTTGTCCTCGGTCAACCCGAACTTACAGAACATCCCGATCCGCTTGGAAGAAGGGCGGCGCATTCGCAAGGCGTTCACCGCGAGTGAGGCCGACTGGATGCTGTATGCGGTCGACTATTCGCAAATCGAGCTTCGGATCATGGCCCACATGTCGCAAGATGAGAAGATGCTCGAGGCGTTCCTCCATGATGAGGATATCCATACGTCGACGGCTGCCAACGTGTTCCGAGTCGCGAAAGAAGAAGTGACATCGCTCATGCGTCGCCAAGCCAAAGCCGTCAACTTCGGCATCATTTACGGCATTAGCGACTATGGGCTGTCGCAAAACCTCGGCATTAGCCGAAAAGAAGCACAGACGTTCATCGATACGTATTTCGAGCAGTTCCCGGGTGTGAAACGGTTCATGGATGCCGCGATCGAACGAGCACGGGAACACGGCTATGTTGAAACGATGCTGAAGCGTCGCCGCAATATCCCGGACATCCATTCTCGAAACTTCAACTTGCGCGGTTTTGCGGAACGCACAGCGATCAACACGCCGATTCAAGGGACGGCCGCCGATATTATCAAAAAAGCGATGATTGATGTCGACGTGGCACTCCGTGAGTCAGGACTTCAGTCGAAGTTATTGCTTCAAGTCCACGACGAACTTATCTTTGAAGGACCTAAAGAAGAAATGGACTCGCTCGAGACGATCGTCAAACAAGCGATGGAACACACGGTCACCTTGGACGTGCCGCTTCGCGCGGACGGTTCGTTCGGTGAGACATGGTTTGATACGAAATAA
- the mutM gene encoding DNA-formamidopyrimidine glycosylase produces MPELPEVETVCRRLRPFVSGKTIANVEVLDAKIIRGHEPEIWKQQLLDETIQDVERRGKFILFKLTNGYLVSHLRMEGKFFPHDEMVSPVKHTHVVFTFTDGTTLHYNDVRKFGTMELKTNEELFVTPPLSLLALEPFDPEVTAETLHSRLKRMNVRAIKTALLDQSIFVGLGNIYVDETLYRSGVHPTRPAATLSLDEVRRVHQEAVAVLTEAIERGGSTIRSYTNPDGASGTYQETLYVYGQTGEPCKRCGRPIEKMKLGGRGTHYCPHCQQ; encoded by the coding sequence ATGCCAGAATTACCAGAAGTGGAGACGGTCTGTCGCCGATTGCGGCCATTCGTCTCGGGAAAAACAATTGCAAATGTCGAGGTGCTCGACGCAAAAATCATTCGAGGTCACGAACCGGAGATTTGGAAACAACAGTTGCTCGACGAGACGATTCAAGACGTGGAGCGACGCGGCAAGTTCATTTTGTTCAAATTGACGAACGGCTATCTCGTTTCGCATCTGCGAATGGAAGGAAAATTCTTCCCGCATGACGAAATGGTCAGTCCGGTCAAGCATACGCATGTCGTCTTCACCTTCACGGACGGGACTACGCTTCATTATAACGATGTCAGGAAGTTCGGGACGATGGAGTTGAAGACGAATGAAGAGTTGTTTGTGACACCGCCATTGTCGCTGCTCGCCCTCGAACCGTTCGATCCTGAAGTGACAGCGGAGACGCTTCACAGCCGTCTGAAGCGGATGAACGTTCGTGCAATCAAGACGGCGCTGCTCGATCAATCGATTTTCGTCGGGCTCGGCAATATTTATGTCGATGAGACGTTATATCGGTCCGGTGTCCATCCGACCCGTCCGGCAGCGACACTCTCGCTTGACGAGGTCCGTCGGGTGCATCAAGAGGCTGTGGCCGTATTGACGGAAGCGATTGAACGAGGCGGAAGCACGATTCGGAGCTATACGAATCCGGATGGGGCGAGCGGGACGTATCAAGAGACACTGTACGTATATGGACAGACCGGGGAGCCGTGTAAGCGATGCGGCCGACCGATTGAAAAGATGAAATTAGGCGGACGGGGCACACATTACTGTCCGCACTGCCAACAGTAA
- a CDS encoding site-2 protease family protein, with the protein MFDWTDLDKFVISFFIILPIVTIIHQFGHFFFAKLFGGSLDMEIGTGKKLFKIGRLQFNRVYFYDAWCQFSDLKYSNRLTRSLVYAGGSIFNLSSILLVNAFILMREIEPTIYTYQFAYFSFYYVFFSLYPIYYSNGHPSDGRAIFDTWKKGKPDSDPLN; encoded by the coding sequence ATGTTTGATTGGACAGACCTAGATAAATTTGTCATCTCATTTTTCATCATCTTACCGATTGTGACGATTATCCATCAATTCGGTCATTTCTTCTTCGCGAAACTATTTGGGGGTTCGCTCGACATGGAGATTGGGACCGGGAAAAAATTGTTTAAAATCGGACGCCTTCAATTTAACCGCGTTTATTTTTATGACGCCTGGTGCCAATTCAGTGACTTGAAGTACAGCAATCGCCTGACGCGGAGTCTCGTCTACGCGGGCGGTTCAATTTTTAACTTATCGAGCATCTTGCTCGTGAACGCCTTCATCTTGATGCGAGAGATCGAGCCGACAATTTACACGTATCAGTTTGCATACTTCTCGTTCTATTATGTCTTCTTCTCACTCTATCCGATTTACTATTCGAACGGCCATCCGAGCGACGGACGCGCCATCTTCGACACGTGGAAAAAAGGGAAGCCTGACTCAGACCCACTCAACTGA